One Falco naumanni isolate bFalNau1 chromosome 15, bFalNau1.pat, whole genome shotgun sequence DNA segment encodes these proteins:
- the ZNF319 gene encoding zinc finger protein 319, translating into MSESWQQQQQQPQQPPPPQQHHAGAATLPEHSIPPSTAENPLGCAVYGILLQPDPGLQHHQHAPIQAGEPSHKCGVCGHDLAHLSNPHEHQCLPGHDRSFQCTQCLKIFHQATDLLEHQCIQVEQKPFVCGVCKMGFSLLTSLAQHHNVHNGNAMKCSICEKTYKPPEAEHSQPIDPSEKPYSCSICQKTFKHLSELSRHERIHTGEKPYKCTLCDKSFSQSSHLVHHKRTHSSERPYKCTVCEKSFKHRSHLVRHMYAHSGEHLFKCNVCELHFKESSELLQHPCTPSGERPFRCGECQKAFKRPSDLRQHERTHSEERPFKCDLCQMSFKQQYALMRHRRTHKAEEPFKCNLCEKGFVQPSHLVYHQHVHGIENLFKCNVCQKGFNQSSELLRHKCVQNAERPFKCAVCNKSYKRASALQKHQLAHCAEKPLKCTLCERRFFSSSEFVQHRCDPAREKPLKCPDCEKRFKYASDLQRHRRVHTGEKPYKCPSCEKAFKQREHLNKHHSVHAREQQYKCMWCGERFLDLGLLQEHSVQHTAEGAYQVAACLP; encoded by the coding sequence atgtcagaaagctggcagcagcaacagcagcaaccaCAACAGCCGCCACCACCGCAGCAGCACCACGCTGGGGCAGCCACCCTCCCAGAGCACTCCATCccacccagcactgctgaaaacCCCTTGGGTTGTGCCGTCTACGGCATCCTGCTCCAGCCGGACCCTGGtctgcagcaccaccagcacgCCCCCATTCAGGCTGGAGAGCCATCTCACAAATGTGGTGTGTGTGGCCACGACCTCGCTCATCTCTCCAACCCCCATGAGCACCAGTGCTTGCCAGGCCATGACCGCTCTTTCCAGTGTACCCAGTGCCTGAAGATCTTCCACCAGGCCACGGACCTCCTTGAACACCAGTGCATCCAGGTGGAGCAGAAGCCCTTTGTGTGTGGCGTCTGCAAGATGGGCTTTTCCCTCCTGACCTCGCTGGCGCAGCACCACAATGTCCACAACGGCAACGCCATGAAGTGCTCTATCTGTGAGAAGACCTACAAGCCTCCAGAGGCAGAGCATTCGCAGCCTATTGACCCCTCAGAGAAGCCCTACAGCTGCTCCATCTGTCAGAAAACCTTCAAGCACCTCTCGGAGTTGTCCCGACATGAGCGCATCCACACAGGTGAGAAGCCGTACAAGTGCACGCTGTGCGACAAGAGCTTCAGCCAGTCATCCCACCTGGTGCACCACAAACGGACACACAGCTCGGAGCGACCCTACAAGTGCACTGTGTGCGAGAAGAGCTTCAAGCACCGCTCCCACCTGGTGCGCCACATGTACGCACACTCAGGGGAGCACCTCTTCAAGTGCAACGTCTGCGAGCTGCACTTCAAGGAGTCATcggagctgctgcagcacccctgCACACCCAGCGGGGAGCGGCCCTTCCGCTGCGGTGAGTGCCAGAAGGCCTTCAAGCGCCCCTCGGACCTGCGGCAGCATGAGCGCACACACAGCGAGGAGCGGCCCTTCAAGTGTGACCTCTGCCAGATGAGCTTCAAGCAGCAGTACGCACTCATGCGCCATCGCCGCACACACAAGGCCGAGGAGCCCTTCAAGTGCAACCTGTGCGAGAAGGGCTTCGTGCAGCCCTCGCACTTGGTGTACCACCAGCACGTGCATGGCATAGAAAACCTCTTCAAGTGCAACGTGTGCCAGAAAGGCTTCAATCAATCCTCAGAGCTGCTGCGGCATAAATGTGTGCAGAATGCGGAGCGGCCCTTCAAGTGTGCAGTGTGCAACAAGTCCTACAAGCGggcctcagctctgcagaagcaccAGCTGGCCCACTGCGCTGAGAAGCCACTGAAATGCACGCTCTGTGAGAGAcgtttcttctcctcctccgAGTTTGTGCAGCACCGCTGCGACCCGGCCCGTGAGAAGCCCCTCAAGTGCCCTGACTGTGAAAAGCGGTTCAAGTACGCCTCGGACCTGCAGCGTCACCGGCGTGTGCACACGGGCGAGAAGCCCTACAAGTGCCCCTCCTGTGAGAAGGCCTTCAAGCAGCGCGAGCACCTCAACAAACACCACAGCGTGCACGCTCGGGAGCAGCAGTACAAGTGCATGTGGTGTGGGGAACGGTTTCTGGACTTGGgcctgctgcaggagcacagcgTCCAGCACACGGCCGAGGGCGCCTACCAGGTGGCTGCCTGCTTGCCGTGA